One Corynebacterium efficiens YS-314 DNA segment encodes these proteins:
- the cycA gene encoding D-serine/D-alanine/glycine transporter codes for MHPDPTPATTGHHTDDSGAHGDHGGGLKRGLSNRHLQLIAIGGAIGTGLFMGAGKTISLAGPSVILVYAIIGFMLFFVMRAMGELLLSNLNYKSLRDAVSDILGPGAGFVTGWTYWFCWIVTGMADLVAITGYVQYWWSGVPLWLPGAGAILLLFVLNLAAVRLFGEMEFWFAIIKILAIVALIFTGLVMVVSHFESPDGSVAQFSNLVDHGGFFPNGITGFLAGFQIAIFAFVGIELAGTAAAETEDPVRTLPRAINSIPVRIVVFYVLSLAVIMMVIPWDRVHTDSSPFVQMFALAGLPAAAGIINFVVLTSAASSANSGIFSTSRMLFGLSLEGAAPRRWAKLSANQVPARGLLFSIVCLIPGVAVMYAGSSIIEAFTLITTVSSVLFMVVWAYILVAYIVYRRRNPQLHAASVFKMPGGVAMAVVVLVFFVGMVGVLTLENDTRSALLATPVWFLILGAGWWFSGGARGAASRSQLTGPTTPVTPATTAS; via the coding sequence ATGCACCCGGATCCCACGCCGGCCACCACCGGACACCACACGGACGACAGCGGCGCACACGGTGATCACGGTGGGGGTCTCAAACGGGGCCTGAGCAACCGGCATCTGCAGCTGATCGCCATCGGTGGTGCGATCGGCACCGGTTTGTTCATGGGTGCGGGCAAGACCATCTCCCTGGCGGGCCCGTCGGTGATCCTGGTCTACGCGATCATCGGGTTCATGCTCTTCTTCGTCATGCGGGCGATGGGTGAGCTGTTGTTGTCCAACCTTAACTACAAGTCACTGCGCGATGCCGTCTCCGACATCCTGGGCCCCGGTGCCGGGTTTGTCACCGGGTGGACGTACTGGTTCTGCTGGATCGTCACGGGCATGGCTGACCTGGTGGCGATCACCGGGTATGTGCAGTACTGGTGGAGCGGGGTGCCGCTGTGGCTACCGGGTGCCGGTGCCATCCTGCTGCTGTTCGTGCTCAACCTCGCCGCGGTGCGTCTGTTCGGTGAGATGGAGTTCTGGTTCGCCATCATCAAGATTCTCGCCATTGTGGCGCTGATCTTCACCGGTCTGGTCATGGTGGTCAGCCACTTCGAATCCCCGGATGGGTCGGTGGCGCAGTTCTCCAACCTGGTGGACCACGGCGGGTTCTTCCCCAATGGGATCACCGGTTTCCTCGCCGGGTTCCAGATTGCGATCTTCGCCTTCGTCGGCATCGAGCTGGCCGGCACCGCCGCCGCAGAGACCGAGGACCCGGTGCGCACCCTGCCGCGGGCCATCAACTCCATCCCGGTGCGCATCGTGGTGTTCTATGTCCTGTCGCTGGCGGTGATCATGATGGTCATCCCCTGGGACCGTGTGCACACCGACAGCAGCCCGTTTGTTCAGATGTTTGCGCTGGCCGGTCTGCCGGCCGCGGCGGGCATCATCAACTTCGTGGTGCTCACCTCCGCGGCATCATCAGCCAACAGTGGTATCTTCTCCACCTCCCGCATGCTCTTCGGCCTCTCACTGGAGGGGGCTGCACCGAGGCGGTGGGCGAAGCTGTCCGCCAATCAGGTGCCGGCACGGGGACTGCTGTTTTCCATCGTGTGTCTGATCCCCGGTGTGGCCGTGATGTACGCCGGGTCCAGCATCATCGAGGCCTTTACGCTGATCACCACGGTGTCCTCGGTGCTGTTCATGGTGGTCTGGGCCTATATCCTCGTCGCCTACATCGTCTACCGACGCCGTAACCCCCAGCTGCATGCGGCATCGGTGTTCAAGATGCCCGGCGGTGTCGCCATGGCCGTGGTGGTCCTGGTGTTCTTCGTCGGCATGGTGGGTGTGCTCACCCTGGAAAACGACACCCGCTCCGCACTGCTGGCCACCCCGGTGTGGTTCCTGATCCTCGGCGCGGGCTGGTGGTTCAGCGGTGGTGCCCGGGGCGCGGCGAGCCGCTCCCAGTTGACGGGGCCGACCACGCCAGTCACGCCGGCCACCACGGCCTCCTAA